One Acidobacteriota bacterium genomic window, CCTATAGAGTCAAGAGGGTTCGCATGCTCCCGCGGGAGCGGGAGTTACCGGTTCAGAGCCGCCTTTTCAAATGTCGCCTGAAGCTGGCCTTCCGTAATCACGCCGTCGAGCCGTTCGCTCTCCTTGCCATCTCTAAACACCAGCAAGCTCGGTATATTTTTCACTCCGAGACGGGCTGCGATCGAGAAGTCATGTTCGATGTCAATCCGATATACGGGAACCCGTTCTATATACTGCCGGGCGATCCGCTCTAGCCGTGGTTCGAGGACGCGGCAAGGCGGACAAGTCGCCTGATAAAAGTCGAGCAGCACGGGACCTCTGGCTTCGAGGACCTTCGCTTCAAAATCGCTGGCCGTAATAGTTTGGATTGGCTCCATTGTTTTCGCCTTTCTCGGGAAGCGGAAAGCAGATGACCGGGAAAAAGGACATTGTCCACGCCCTCAGATCTCAGGTCAGGCTCCTCCATTCGATCCGCCCCGCCGGTCAGTGTCCTATCCCTTCGCTTCCGAGCCATTGGTCTCGACGATGCGCCCATCCATAAGATGAATCACCCGATCCACTTCGGTAATCATTCGTTGGTCGTGCGTCACGACCAAAATCGTCGTGCCTTGTTCGTTGCTCACCTTGCGCAATAGCCGCATCACCGCCAAGCCGCGCTCAGTGTCAAGCGAAGCCGTA contains:
- a CDS encoding thioredoxin; its protein translation is MEPIQTITASDFEAKVLEARGPVLLDFYQATCPPCRVLEPRLERIARQYIERVPVYRIDIEHDFSIAARLGVKNIPSLLVFRDGKESERLDGVITEGQLQATFEKAALNR